Proteins from one Oncorhynchus kisutch isolate 150728-3 unplaced genomic scaffold, Okis_V2 scaffold721, whole genome shotgun sequence genomic window:
- the LOC109879252 gene encoding ubiquitin carboxyl-terminal hydrolase isozyme L1-like isoform X1 has product MEWQPMEINPEMLNKVLSGLGVCGSWGFVDVLGLEDEGVSSVPSPSCALMLLFPLTQQHESFRQQQAGKVSGGTDLYFLKQTVVNSCGTVALLHAVANNPTHIEYDGDSALKKFLDETANMTPAQRATHLENNQAIREAHEEVAAQGQCRVEADNINFHFITFVNVKGQLYELDGRMEGPVNHGTTKDDSFLKDAARVCRGFVERAEGEVRFSAVALCHT; this is encoded by the exons ATGGAGTGGCAACCAATGGAGATCAACCCGGAG atGCTGAACAAG GTGCTCAGTGGGCTGGGGGTGTGTGGTAGCTGGGGCTTCGTGGATGTGTTGGGGCTGGAGGATGAGGGAGTGTCTTCAGTACCTTCTCCCAGCTGCGCCCTCATGCTGCTCTTCCCTCTGACACAACAG CACGAGTCGTTCCGGCAGCAGCAGGCTGGGAAGGTGTCGGGAGGTACTGACCTCTACTTCCTGAAACAGACGGTGGTCAACTCCTGTGGCACTGTGGCTCTGCTGCACGCAGTCGCCAACAACCCCACCCACATAGAGTATG ATGGTGACTCTGCTCTGAAGAAGTTTCTAGATGAGACGGCTAACATGACCCCCGCCCAGCGAGCCACACACCTGGAGAACAACCAG GCCATCAGAGAGGCTCATGAGGAAGTGGCAGCACAGGGCCAGTGCAGG GTGGAGGCAGATAACATCAACTTCCATTTTATCACCTTTGTCAATGTGAAAGGACAGCTTTATGAGCTGG ATGGTAGGATGGAGGGACCGGTGAACCATGGAACCACCAAGGATGACTCCTTCCTCAAG gatgCAGCCAGGGTGTGTCGGGGTTttgtggagagagcagagggagaggtcCGCTTCTCTGCTGTGGCCCTCTGTCATACCTAG
- the LOC109879252 gene encoding ubiquitin carboxyl-terminal hydrolase isozyme L1-like isoform X2: protein MEWQPMEINPEMLNKVLSGLGVCGSWGFVDVLGLEDEGVSSVPSPSCALMLLFPLTQQHESFRQQQAGKVSGGTDLYFLKQTVVNSCGTVALLHAVANNPTHIEYDGDSALKKFLDETANMTPAQRATHLENNQFPPQWKDSPVPVHNILRQYGLSSPVASATRGQQSCWVLRCMASQTNMVL from the exons ATGGAGTGGCAACCAATGGAGATCAACCCGGAG atGCTGAACAAG GTGCTCAGTGGGCTGGGGGTGTGTGGTAGCTGGGGCTTCGTGGATGTGTTGGGGCTGGAGGATGAGGGAGTGTCTTCAGTACCTTCTCCCAGCTGCGCCCTCATGCTGCTCTTCCCTCTGACACAACAG CACGAGTCGTTCCGGCAGCAGCAGGCTGGGAAGGTGTCGGGAGGTACTGACCTCTACTTCCTGAAACAGACGGTGGTCAACTCCTGTGGCACTGTGGCTCTGCTGCACGCAGTCGCCAACAACCCCACCCACATAGAGTATG ATGGTGACTCTGCTCTGAAGAAGTTTCTAGATGAGACGGCTAACATGACCCCCGCCCAGCGAGCCACACACCTGGAGAACAACCAG TTTCCCCCTCAATGGAAAGATTCCCCAGTTCCAGTCCATAATATTCTCCGTCAATATGGCCTGTCTTCTCCCGTAGCCTCGGccactagaggacagcagagctGCTGGGTTCTGAGATGCATGGCTTCACAGACCAATATGGTGTTGTAA